AGCACAGCCGACAGCCGTTGCAGATCTCGAAGACCCGCTTCAGCTCCGCGTCGAGGACGTCCTTGTCCCAGAAGCGCTTGTCGTCGTGATCGTACTGCGTCAGATCGGCTGGACCGTGGGACATGCTCGTTCAGTTCCTGGTTCCTAGTTCCTGGTTCCTGGTTGTTGGACCAGGAACCAGGAAACTAAAAAGTATTACTTGATGCTCTCGAGCATCTTCTGGAACTTGCCGGCGTGCTGCTTCTCGGCCTTGGCGAGGGTCTCGAACCACTCGGCCACCTCGTTGAAGCCCTCCTCGCGCGCGGTCTTGGCGAAGCCCGGGTACATGGTCGTGTACTCGTAGGTCTCGCCGGCCACCGCGGCCTTGAGGTTGTCCTCGGTGGGACCGATGGGCAGGTTGGTCGCCGGGTCGCCGGCCGACTTGAGGAAGTCCAGGTGGCCGTGCGCGTGGCCCGTCTCACCCTCGGCGGTGTCGCGGAAGTTGCCGGCCACCTCGGGGTAGCCCTCCACGTCGGCCACCTTCGCGAAGTACAGGTAGCGGCGGTTCGCCTGGCTCTCGCCAGCAAATGCGGCCTTCAGGTTGTCGTGCGTCTTGGTGCCCTTGATCGCGGCCATGGTGATTCTCCTCTGTGAAAGGGTTTCGATGAGGGCCGCAGAACCCGTCTGCGGCGCGTCGAGAATAATTATCGACGTCGATTCCGGTCGCAACAGCAATCGCACGCGAAGGGCTTGCGGTCGCGCGCGATGCGCGGCACTTGTCAGCGCGTTCACACGAGGGAACCCATGGCCACACCGCCCGGCGCCGAGCACTCGAGCGAGCTCACCGCGGAGCTACAGCGCGCGCTCGCGGCGCAAGGGCCGTCGTACAAGCCGCGCACCGAGCACAAGGACGGCGAGGTGCCGCAATTCACCAACCGGCTCATCCTCGAGACCAGCCCGTACCTGCTGCAGCACGCGCACAACCCGGTGAACTGGTTTGCGTGGGGCAAGGAAGCGTTCGACGAGGCGAAGCGGCTGAACCGGCCGATCCTGCTGAGCGTCGGCTACGCCACGTGTCACTGGTGTCACGTGATGGAGCGCGAGTCCTTCGAGGACGTGGCGATCGCGTGCTTCATGAACGAGCACTACGTGTGCATCAAGGTGGACCGCGAGGAGCGCCCGGACGTCGACGCCATCTACATGAGCGCGGTCCAGGCGCTTCACGGCTCGGGCGGCTGGCCGATGACGGTCTGGATGGATTTGCAGCAGCGGCCGTTCTTCGCGGGCACGTACTTCCCCGCGCGCGACGGCGATCGCGGCACGCGGCACGGCTTCCTGACCATGCTGCGCGAGCTCCATCACCTTTTCGTTAACGATCCGAATCGTGTGGCTGAAGCGGCGCAGTCGCTCGCGGAGGCGGTGAAGAGCGATCTCGCGGAGGGCGGCGTGTCGAGCGCGCTGCCGGATGGGCGCGTGATCGACGCGGCGGTCGAGTACTTCGAGCGCGCGTTCGACCCGGTGCACGGCGGCACGATGCGCGCGCCGAAGTTTCCGTCGAACATCCCCATTCGCTTGATGCTGCGGCACCACGCGCGAACGGGCGACGCGAAGGCGCTGCAGGTGGCCACGTTCACCCTCGAGAAGATGGCCGCGGGCGGCATGCACGACCAGCTCGGCGGCGGCTTCCATCGGTACTCGACGGACCGCGAGTGGCTCGTGCCGCACTTCGAGAAGATGCTCTACGACAACGCCATGCTCGCGGTGGCGTACGCCGAGGCGCACCAGGTCACGGGCCGCGCCGACTTCGCGCGCGTCACGCGGGCCACGCTCGAGTATCTGCTCGCGGAGATGAGGTCGCCCGAGGGTGCTTTCTACTCGGCGACCGACGCCGACTCCGAGGGCGAAGAGGGCCTCTTCTTCGTCTGGGG
The Deltaproteobacteria bacterium DNA segment above includes these coding regions:
- a CDS encoding thioredoxin domain-containing protein → MATPPGAEHSSELTAELQRALAAQGPSYKPRTEHKDGEVPQFTNRLILETSPYLLQHAHNPVNWFAWGKEAFDEAKRLNRPILLSVGYATCHWCHVMERESFEDVAIACFMNEHYVCIKVDREERPDVDAIYMSAVQALHGSGGWPMTVWMDLQQRPFFAGTYFPARDGDRGTRHGFLTMLRELHHLFVNDPNRVAEAAQSLAEAVKSDLAEGGVSSALPDGRVIDAAVEYFERAFDPVHGGTMRAPKFPSNIPIRLMLRHHARTGDAKALQVATFTLEKMAAGGMHDQLGGGFHRYSTDREWLVPHFEKMLYDNAMLAVAYAEAHQVTGRADFARVTRATLEYLLAEMRSPEGAFYSATDADSEGEEGLFFVWGEDEIRRALGAEAERFIRFYGVTRSGNFEGRNILFVAKPDEDEWKPLESARRTLYAIRAKREPPLRDDKILAAWNGLAISAFAVGGRVLREPRFLEAASRAASFVLEKMRVNGRLTRSFKDGRARHDGYLDDYAFVTAGLIDLYESTFDRRWLREAIALTEEVDAHFADKDRGAWFLTRDDHEVLLAREKPNHDGAEPSGTSVQTMNALRLGELTQQAKFRESAERALACFGPALGERSIALTEMLLALEFARSTPKEIVLVWPDAELPADFAEVLARTFVPARVIAGARQADVDELAKLVPLAGEKGAQNGQATAYVCERGACKLPVTEPNAFTQQLK
- a CDS encoding rubrerythrin family protein is translated as MAAIKGTKTHDNLKAAFAGESQANRRYLYFAKVADVEGYPEVAGNFRDTAEGETGHAHGHLDFLKSAGDPATNLPIGPTEDNLKAAVAGETYEYTTMYPGFAKTAREEGFNEVAEWFETLAKAEKQHAGKFQKMLESIK